Within the Helicoverpa armigera isolate CAAS_96S chromosome 24, ASM3070526v1, whole genome shotgun sequence genome, the region AAGATATTGTAGTTAGTTCAGAATTCAGTTACATCCAAGTCTGTATTCTTATTGTCAATATCTTTTTGTAACTACCTACCTTtccaatgtaaaaaaaaaaaaacagttacgaTAAGAGACAAGGTGGTGGCCATGTTATAATGACGACGAAGTACTCAGAAGAAGTTTATAAGTGGCCTCCCAATCAAATCAATATCAAGTATTTTTCCGATAGGAACAATACTTTATGAGAGTGACAATGTCCTGAACATTTATCAGAATAGTCTGAGTACCTACTACTATCTATTCTCTAACTATTCTATGAGGGAATATACCTAGCGTAGGTGGGTacttattattgaaaattactttattcCGCCCGAAAAAaacatcatcttccgagcctttttcccaactatgctggggtcggcttccagtctaaccggatccgCCCGAAAAAAACAGACTAGATTTAAtcctatgtatttttcttgCTATACTACTTCAAGGatcaaaaatctcaaaaaatgtttctatttttttatttttagcttaagTGACCTTGTTCCAATTTTCACAGGATCCCTGCCCATCACCATGACTCCATATAATCGTGGTACAATGGTGCACAATGGTGATACCGTAATATTGTTACTTCCACTAGTgagatgtcctcctagccgattatcgaccacggcgactgttctcatataaggtgATCacccagctgcgcaggacatattatagtgcacgagcattcgcgcagacacaggtgcactcactgttccttcactctcataacccgatgggacggtaatccgacacgaccggagagagatcaggcgcaggaccgtcATATACGTGCTCAAACCCATGACGCCATATAATCAAGGTACAATGACGCACAATGGTGATACCGCAATGTTGATGCTTCCGCTAGTAATGATGATTCTATTCTATTTGATAGCTCGTGTGTCAAGTTTACGTAGTTCGAGGTTAGGACTGTCAAGcacaaaagtgtttttttagaactatttttaggtaggtatattgatCTGATAATAAACAGGTATTTATGAAGTGTCTGTCACTAACTAAACAGGTTTTCTTAAGGTATTTCTTTTGATTAAATAACACCGGtctacaaattattttcaccTCGGGGAGAAAAATGCTGCAGACCAATGTAGTCCTACAGTCAAATTAGCTTCGGGAGGAAaacgtattttataatattgtgagACACTGGAGGTTCTAGGTTATTTGGGTATTATTACTGTGATATTATTCTTCTGTTACTATGCATTTGTCTGtttataaaatcaaacaaaaaatagggtcacaaagtttttattgaaacacttaaattcgatttttaagtacaaatcaataataattagaaTTAGCTTCCTCGTATGGCAACGTGTTTTTGTAACACAtaacttaatacataaatattcattaaaatatatacttatttacaaaacttaataatactgTTTCTATTTACACTCGCTTTCTCAATAGCTCTAAAtataaaatcgaaaaaaaaacattataaaaatgcaaGGCACCGGTTTTAGCAccaaattttacaaaataaaattgcaaaattcatcattattttatcaaagtatTATGACATTGTCACTggagtaaaaataattatactatGCACGACTGTACCTACACAAAGGTGTAATACtttcaacaaattatttattcgatattataatacagttttataatattttgtataagatacatttttaaaacaatttgtgAGCACTAGTGCTCGCGACTGTATTCCATACCCGTACATTACAATGAGTATAATATCATTGGTTGGGTTACAAAATTACTGGTTGatttaaaattacctatttgttaccattctataaaaaatcagattattATATCAACAGGTACTTGAAAAAGCTAATAATATTAGCTTTAAAACATCAACATAAGGGTCTTTTccgtttttgtatttattaagatTCATTTTCCCAACCAATAATATGATACTCATAGCTctctaatacaaataaactaaatcatAAATGAAGCCTAGTTGTTTCACTCAAAATCATTTTAGTTGAAGCCTATTCAGATAGGCTTAGAACAACATACTCAGACTTCACTCATGAAAAAGTCCGTTCAAAATCATCtaaactatatttacaataaatatcactAGTTTCTCAAATACAATAAACAGCTGAAAATATTCAGATCTCTtaacatttatataataaaatgttatctacaagaaaatagataattttgaaattgcatCAGATTTTGGAAGCACAATAGCAATAAATTCAGTTTATGAcgataattttgatattaataacaatagtacagatttattataaataaaatatacatttagaTTTACTAAAGTCAATAACTAACAATTCAATAAAAGCATTGAATGATTTAAATTTAGTTACACAacactttatttacattactcATTACAAGCACCATTTAGATATATTTAGCACGACTGTTCCCGATGCAATTTCTCAAGTCTTGTGATGAATAGAGGAACTTTTTAAGATTAAGGCACTTTCAGGGAAATACTACACATTAATACTGGTTTGAAGACAACATGTGCTGATAAGCGCACGGAAGCTAAGACCTGCTCAACACCAATATATAGTTCCTTTGCTTGTGACTAGCAGAACAGTGTCTATAGCTAATATGTCATAATCTCCATTTTCCTCATCACGCGCTTAACCAGCGTCTTCTATAAAACAAACCATGACAAACATACAACAAAGACTATCGATTAATACATAAAGATTCAACGTATTTCGGATCCATTTCGTCTATCTCACGTCCTTTCGTTTCTGGGACGAAAAGTACGACGAATAAGAGACATAGTACTGATATACCTGCGTACATCCAAAAGAGTCCGTAAAGTCCTATGTAATCTTGGAAGTCTGTGGCTGTTTTCACATTCACGAAGCCACAAAGATGACTGAAGCTGGTAGCTAGAGCACTGCCGGTACTCCTGTATTCAAGAGGAAATAGTTCTCCAATGAGCAATGAAGATATAGGGCTGATGCCCAAAGAGAACGCGATCGTAAACGTTAGAACGCAGAGCAAAGGAATCCAGTCATAGGTCGGTTCTGATTGCATCAAATCAGATGAATTTCGAAACACTTCTTCGTAGTAGGCATAAGATCCAAAACCGGCGAGTGCTATCGACATCATCACGCCACTTATCATCAACAGTGGTAGTCTGCCAACATTGTCTATCAACATTCCTGATAGACATGACGCTAATAGTTGAGCGACACTAGTCGCTATTGCACCGCCGTGAGGGTTCATCGTCCTAAATGTCTTCTTGAACATTTTGACAGCGTAAAAGTTGAATAAATTTGCTCCAGTAAATCGTTGGAAGAACATCAGGCCACAAGTTATTAAAACTGGCCTCGTCATCCTTTTGGACAGCAAAGCTTTAAACTTCCCTGTGTTATCACCGTTGAATAGTTTACTGGCTAATATATTTGTTCGTATCGTTGCTAATTCTTGTCGGATATCTGCTTCAGGTCCTCGGAGCCATTGTAATGACTCTTCTGCTTCCTGGTCCTTCCCTCTCAGCAGGAGGGAAGATGGAGTTTCTGGTATGAAGAAGAGAGCGAAGAATAGGAGTATTGGTGCCGCGGCCACCATGAGAGCGAGTTGGTACCAGTTCAGGTAAGCTCCGATGGAGAATGATATCAGGATACCAATCTGGCTGAGAATTTTGAGAACTGAACTGAGGCATCCTCTGATTTCGGGAACTGCTATTTCTGTGACATATACCTGTGAACAAGAGAAAAATTCATTAGATATAGTACAAAGTATATAGGAAACTAATTACAGCATGAAATGGACTAATTCAAAAGGCAATCAATGCTTATTGTCTGTATCTAATGATTCTGACACTTCAATAATGTCTATATCTAATCTAAAGTGCAGCATAATTAGAATGCAGAAAGATTCCCTCAATTAGCAAAGAACATCTATAACGTGAATAATACAACTCTTAACATCTAAAGCTGTCTAACTCTGATGGCAGACCACACATACAAGCAATAAAATCTATTATGcaatcaaattaaattgtaaaacgaGACAAAGCGTTATCTAATGACGTTTAATCTTGTCTCAAGCATCACAAATTAAGATTAACATATCATTGGTATCATCTACATTATCAGAtgaatttatatatattttattagcttcTATTAATTTAAAGATAAGATCAATTTGTTCCTTGCTTTCAATTTCAGTGTAGGCGTGCaagattgtatttttattttcattcttcactttattttgattgttattGGTTTTATTATGTAGTTCAATGACTTCTTCGGTGTTTTTGTGGCGTAATAGAATATAGAATTGACCAGCTGATTCTGCCCACGTTGGTAGTAAAATTTGTCTTGAGTGAAATAGTTTTAGTAGGTAATGGATCTACGATATGTTTATCACTGTCTTTCGTCATTGTTTTTACTGTAGATCGTTTTACGCATGTTGTTTTAGCCATAACTAAATTGATTAAATCTGTAGTCACACTTAAAGATGTTACAGATAACAAACTTTTATTACTATAATTCAGTTTTACAGCTTAAAATACAACATTGCTAACATCGTTCGTAATAGTTATAGCTATAATCTTTTCTCTTGCATTATTTATGAAAGTGACCATTTTGACATGTGCATTGGTAATCACGGCTTACGTTTATTGCTTGGTGGAGTACTCTAACATTCCTGTTCCTTTGTCCTACAAAGTAGAGTTAGTAAACTTAGACCACCCTGTGAAAGCCCATAGGTCTATAGGTACTTAGAGAACTGAACCTACTGGAGACGACATCAACGTACCTTTCCCTCTGCTGATGACACAAGAGTGAAGGTAACAGAGACTATTTTACGTGGAGATTGGTGAACATGGCGTGTCCAGTGAGTTACGTGTTCTAAGCTTCATACGACGGTGagccaaaaacataaaattcttgAACGATTCGCCACAACACTGGTCGCAGTTATTGTTATAGTAACATATGGAAATGCGTGAATATTCTATAGAATTATGTCAATGTTTATGTTAAGTGCGCGTGAGCAGGCATTCGTTTGTCAAGTCGTAATGTTGGTAGCACCTGTGCGGGATTTTGAGAATTTTGAAATAGGAATAAGgtatctttataaatagcaatttATGAAGTAGACTGAAAAAATGATTGTGAAGACTGGATTGTGTGAAATATGACATGAATATGAAGGGAGTAAATGTTAGTACGACGAATGGCAGAGACGAATGGAAAAAGTGGTAATAAGGcatgaaaaagaaagaaaaagaagtaGCTTTTTTTGCACTTTTTTACAATCCAAAAGATTTTTGAATTTGATGATTGTCCAGgctcattcatcatcatttacatttttgtttccCAATTACACTTGTgagacaattattttatttatttattgaaattgtatttatttacatgaaaactCGAGAAATATagcaacattattatttaaaattccccacacgaTACCCCAGCCAACGTTCTCACAATAATTTCTCGAATATTGTTTCTTAAGTCCAATAATCATGTATTCTTACACCAAAACATTGGTCATCAGTTCACATAGTCTCGTAAAATGTTAACAATAGAttactttacataaataatacttaacatTGCTACGTTACTGCATAAGCACAGTAATacctttttatgttttgttcgAAGAATGCCAAAGACTATGTATGGTCAGTCAGACACGACTATCCATTGACAAGTACTAGAATGAGGATCGTTTATTACCTACTACGTACTCGTTCGATTGATGGGTTTCTGCCTATTTTGTCGAAATTCAATTTGGTTATCAATTGGAAAACATAGGCTGTGTAAAGGATTCCTGTTAATTCAATCACTGTGATGTTCACAATGGGTCGTACCACAGCTGTCAAATTTGCATGCAAACGTTCTGTGTTATTCATGCCTTCAATTTGACAAATTCTACGAATATGAATGTTGTGGGTAATCCGACTTATAATGATTTGTGCTGGTTCTAGGATTACACGGATTGAGGGTACGAATGTCTAATGCTTAAGCATCGTTAAGTTTACGTAGCTCAGAATTTGGTAAATGAATTATGCATCTGTTATTAAAATACAGTTATAGTTATAAATAGACTCGTTATTAGATTAACATACTTAaggtcatattaaaataatacatttgtaTCTAGTTGGCATCAACTTATGCAAATATTGTTGAGAGACCTATAAATATCATCTATTAGACATGATAAACTATAGCTATTATCGTACTTTGAATATAGGAAATATTctgaatcttttatttttagaacaaaacATTAGCATCGATAAGGtaatctgaatatttttaaaagtttccgTGCTATCAAATTAGaagaaattttcttttaaattctgATATCAATGTCAAAGTTACCATACATAAGactgtaagtaggtaccaaacAAGACCTATCCTAGAAATAAGGACTATCGCATCTACCAAAGTTACCTACTCTATACTTCGTCCTCAACTCAAAGTGACGTCTGTCAAAGATTGCACGATTCTGAAAACTGCAAGCAGTGGGCACGCAATGCTAATACTCATTTATTTCtcaataacttaaattaaatcgCCAATTGTTTTCCTATGGATTACGTTGTACGttgtactaatattaaaaagtgtcAATAAGAATTGTGTTGATTTATGACgaatttttattgctattttataaGGTATGCTTATTATAGTAAGTATATATAAATTGTTCTATTAATATAAAGTCACCGGGCTTTGaccggattttttttttgcatatagtATGACATAGTCAACTGTTTAAATGGTCTCGAATTCGACTGgtagatatttaaaacaatCGGCCATCAGAACCTTGAAATAACATAATACAAAGATCCGAAGTgacaacctcctcctttttttggaagttggttaaaaatcaatacaaaataataatacatttcttTCGAGTGTGATTGCACCCTTATCCTAGTCAAGAGTTCCATTCAATTTTAATGTCTCTTTGACGCACGAAAGTTTCTTCTGTATAAGGTGTCCCATAATGTTTTATGTTGGCCCCTAATTGACCATATATGGTGTTCCTTAGCTTTCTCCCGTAGATACAGTTCCTTTATACGCAGTTTTCGTAATAGGGCTATAATGCTGGTTTATGTTTCCTGAGGTCTGTGGTTTGATCCCTAATGTTATTAGATTTACCTATTTAAGTTACTGTGTGAAACGTCTTTGGTGTATTAGATGGGTTTGATGGTGGTCCTACCGTTTTGGAATGCAATTTGATATTCTTTACTTTTGTTACAAACAGTAGCCTAaaaactgacagttttctatTATAAGGTAAAGCGGAACGCTTCGAACCGGTCCTTGAAACCTAAGTAAAGGCCTATTTTCAGCAGTGAAAGTCCTATACTCTTCAAGGCTATTGCcggtgctgcgggattgttctcTGCGCTGCATCCACACCACGGGAGTGGTGATTGATTAATGATTTTCACCAAAAAACAGTCCTCTAGCTGAAGTAATGATGCTACTTACTTGTGTCGTCATAATAATGCAGCAGATTAGCATGCCCCCGCAGAATGACGCGGCAGAGATCATGTGCACGCTGGTGGACAGAGCAGTGGCGAGCCACGCGAGGGTGTACGGTAGGACAGTGTCTACATGATACAGCTACTTACTTGTGTCGTCATAATGATGCAGCAGATTAGCATGCCCCCGCAGAATGACGCGGCAGAGATCATGTGCACGCTGGTGGACAGAGCAGTGGCGAGCCACGCGAGGGTGTACGGTAGGACAGTGTCTACATGATACAGCTACTTACTTGTGTCGTCATAATGATGCAGCAGATTAGCATGCCCCCGCAGAATGACGCGGCAGAGATCATGTGCACGCTGGTGGACAGAGCAGTGGCGAGCCACGCGAGGGTGTACGGTAGGACAGTGTCTACATGATACAGCTACTTACTTGTGTCGTCATAATGATGCAGCAGATTAGCATGCCCCCGCAGAATGACGCGGCAGAGATCATGTGCACGCTGGTGGACAGAGCAGTGGCGAGCCACGCGAGGGTGTACGGTAGGACAGTGTCTACATGATACAGCTACTTACTTGTGTCGTCATAATGATGCAGCAGATTAGCATGCCCCCGCAGAATGACGCGGCAGAGATCATGTGCACGCTGGTGGACAGAGCAGTGGCGAGCCACGCGAGGGTGTACGGTAGGACAGTGTCTACATGATACAGCTACTTACTTGTGTCGTCATAATGATGCAGCAGATTAGCATGCCCCCGCAGAATGACGCGGCAGAGATCATGTGCACGCTGGTGGACAGAGCAGTGGCGAGCCACGCGAGGGTGTACGGTAGGACAGTGTCTACATGATACAGCTACTTACTTGTGTCGTCATAATGATGCAGCAGATTAGCATGCCCCCGCAGAATGACGCGGCAGAGATCATGTGCACGCTGGTGGACAGAGCAGTGGCGAGCCAGGCGAGGGTGTACGGTAGGACAGTGTCTACATGATACAGCTACTTACTTGTGTCGTCATAATGATGCAGCAGATTAGCATGCCCCCGCAGAATGACGCGGCAGAGATCATGTGCACGCTGGTGGACAGAGCAGTGGCGAGCCAGGCGAGGGTGTACGGTAGAGCAGTCGCGATCAGCACTGAGCGGCGACCGAGACGCATCGCGAAGCCTCCCATTATACCGCCAACGAATGCACCTGAGGAAGAACAGAGATTTTGataagttttcaataaaatgaagACCTCAGAATTCGGTATGACAATTACAATTGTTGCAGTATAGatatcaccgatatctgtcgtgTCTCTTAATGCATGGACGCGGATGGACCATCCAGATACATAAAGGTCAGTTGGTAGAACTGTCAATGGTGAGACACGGACTAATCATGATTGTGCATAGTAGTGTACAATAATATTATCCTGTAAATGACAATAACACCGCCTGtgaaaacttcatatttttgttaacattccAATTTCACTGAATAGCCTAAATATTTTCCTCTGCACAGCAATGTTTACCTGTACATTTTCAATAGGATTTCTCACGACAAATTGAAAATTCTGAAAAGCTTTACATTCCGTGATcgctttgaaaacttttttcccGTGAAAAGGGGACAAATATTCACTTTGACAGGCGGAATATCAAACGATGTAGTTTTGTGCTCAATTCTAACGATTTCAATCGGAAATcggcatttttttattgtgagctTTCTGTTCTGTTTTGTCAGGTAAGATTTTAATCCCTGATATAGAAGAGGAGTTTTATGTTTACCACtgtgtgtgtctgtctgtggcgCCTTAGCTCTTAACAGATGAAACGATTTGGATGCAGTTTTTAGTTAAGAGCTACATAGTTTACCAGCGGTGATTATTTCGCTATAATAATAGCAGTACTTAGTATTAgctatatttcataaaaaaattgaaagagaaagatgtacctacctaagacTTCAAGAAAGAGCATTTATTCTGTAAATGAGGTAACATATATACCTGATATATCAGTTTAAATGGTAGCCGATTTCAATTCAAAaaagctaaataataattacaaaacaaatgtaagtatacaaaaaCCTCTAGGTTTCCATTAAACAATGAAGTACttaactataatataataaatcattcaTCCTAATGtttatgattttctttcatacctCTATAGTAATggaaatgttattaatattataaaacagttctacaaacataaaataatgtatgtagtttattcttgtagctattaataatattgtttatattttacgtCAGTAGAGCTGCCATATTGTATGTAAGATAGTATAGTATTTCGGATATTCTAAACTGCTAAACGAGTATTCATCAGGAATTATTCTTAATTTATCATGCAGATTACAACTTCATAAATCCCACTATTTAGCATAAGAGatgtttaatttcttaaaaaatggGTCTTCCCAAGACTTCTCAGTGACATTTTATTAGGAGgaaatatacttaaaatattatagataAGACATCTCAAAAACACGAAAAGTACAAACATTCAACAGACTTCATATTTTCCCGTTTTCCTCTCATACACACTGACGGAAAACTACAACTCTTATTAATTGAAAGCTCAACGCTGAGCGATTGCGATACATGTAAATATATCCGGGTATGTCTATCGTCTGAGCCGTTTATTTCCGTCTGGCACGAAATCACTGCGAGATGTACCAGATTGGCTGGCTCCATGGACAACtgaataactagcggaggtgccatactTAGCGGAAAATCGAATCAATCCCGTTGGATCCCACATTTTGATCCCTAAAGGGAATAAATactaacccccttacttataaaatctctaatcaccttctaagcaacattttaactaatcactacttaaagtcttaagtagtaattaaatgttagttaagaca harbors:
- the LOC110382375 gene encoding facilitated trehalose transporter Tret1, coding for MCEKGLRSDKMTNITPETRIMMMRSNDGRNSYRRQILAALAVSLGPFAAGLSKGYMSPAIASMQDSSLHEGGFTVSDQQASWIASLSLLGAFVGGIMGGFAMRLGRRSVLIATALPYTLAWLATALSTSVHMISAASFCGGMLICCIIMTTQVYVTEIAVPEIRGCLSSVLKILSQIGILISFSIGAYLNWYQLALMVAAAPILLFFALFFIPETPSSLLLRGKDQEAEESLQWLRGPEADIRQELATIRTNILASKLFNGDNTGKFKALLSKRMTRPVLITCGLMFFQRFTGANLFNFYAVKMFKKTFRTMNPHGGAIATSVAQLLASCLSGMLIDNVGRLPLLMISGVMMSIALAGFGSYAYYEEVFRNSSDLMQSEPTYDWIPLLCVLTFTIAFSLGISPISSLLIGELFPLEYRSTGSALATSFSHLCGFVNVKTATDFQDYIGLYGLFWMYAGISVLCLLFVVLFVPETKGREIDEMDPKYVESLCINR